The DNA region CGGGTTAGTGTGCCTTCGCAGGACACGTGGTAACGACAAACCGACAACGCGACGAGACGACAAGCCGACACCAGGCGCCGCGGCAGGCGCCGGCGAAACGGAAGAACGGAGGCCGACCGTGGGCAGACCCCGTGCCGGCCGGCCGCCGGGCACCCGGATCAACCACGACGGGCTGACCCAGCGCCAGCAGCAGATCCTCGACATCATCCGCACCCACACCCGGCGGCACGGCTTCCCGCCCTCCATGCGGGAGATCGCCGCCGGTGCCGGACTGCTCAGCACCTCCAGCGTCTCGCACCAGATCCGGGCCCTGGAGAAGAAGGGCTTCCTGCGCCAGGACCCGCAGCGGCCGCGCGCCTATGTGATCGCCGAGCGGCCCGGGGACGAGTCGGCCGAGGGTGCCCGCGAGCGGCGGCTCGAGCAGGAGGGCGAGCGGCAGGCCGTGACCGTGCCGCTGGTCGGCCGGATCGCCGCCGGTGTCCCCATCACCGCCGAGGAGATGGTCGAGGACACCCTGGTGCTGCCCGCCCAGGTGGTCGGCGCGGGCCGGCTGTTCGCCGTGACCGTCGTCGGCGACTCCATGCGCGACGCCCACATCGAGGACGGCGACGTGGTCGTCGTGCGCGCGCAGGACACCGCCGACGACGGCGACATCGTGGCCGCCATGCTGGACGGCGAGGCCACTGTGAAGCGCCTCTCCCACGACGGCCCGCACGTCTGGCTGAAGCCCGCCAACGCGAACTACGAGCCGATACCCGGCGACGAGGCGGTCGTCCTCGGCAAGGTGGTGTCCGTCCTGCGCCGCCTCTGAGCCGCGTGCCTCCTCTCTGAACCGCTGAAGCCGCCCGGGGCGGCCCCCCGCGCCGTCCCGAACGCGTTCCGTCGGCCGGTGCGGCCGGCCCGGGGCTCAGCTCAGCGCGGCGGCGTCCGGCACGACGACGCCGTACAGGTCGTCGATGGTGGCAAGCGCGCCCAGGTGCAGCTGCTCGGCGGAGACCGCGCCGCCCGTGGTGGCCAGGGCGCGGGTGGCGCAGGCGTCGGCCACGACCGTCGGACGGTTGCCGCGCAGGAAGGCGCCGGCGGTCGTGAAGGCCACGCACATGTGGGTCATGAAGCCGGCGACGACGAGGTCCTTGTGACCGGCCTCGTCGATGCGCTCGGCCAGGTCGGTGCCGACGAAGGCGTCGGGGACGGTCTTCACCACGACCGGCTCGCCGTCGACCGGCGCCACCCGCGGATGGATCTGCCCGATCTCGGCACGGATGTCGTACGGGGTGCCCTCGCCCCCGTCGTTGATGACGTGGACGACCTTCGCCCCGGCGGCGCGGGCCGCGGCGAGCAGCCCGGCGGCGGCGTCGAGCGCGCCCTCCCAGCCCGCCAGCTCCATCGCGCCGCGGGTGTAGGTGTTCTGGTAGTCGATCAGGACCAGGGTCGATCCGGCGAGCGAGGCCGGGGTCTGGTCGAAGCCGCTGAGCTCGCGCAGGCTGGCCGACGGCGTGGTGGTGGACATCGCGTGCCCCTTCTCAGGGTCGAGGGTGTGATGCAGTCGGAACACGGCCGCGCACGCGGCCCGGTGACTGTGCCTCCACGCTACGAACCCCACCCGGATGGCGGCAATGTCATGTGAGTTGCAGATCCGGACATCGCCGCCGGCCGGGCGGGGTCATCGCTCAGGGGTGGTGCGGTGCGGTGCGGTACGGCCAAGGGCCGTGAGCTGCGCTTCTCGTGCGCCGCCCGGCGGGCTCAGCGCCCGCCGGCACCCTCCCCGACCGGGTCGAGCCGCTCCTCCTGAGGGCCGCCGGCCGTCTCGGAGGGCGCCGCCGGTCCGGCCGGGCGGCGGCGCAGGCCGGCGAGGCGGGTGGCGACCGGCTCGGTGTAGCGGGCCGTCAGCGGGCCGAGGATCACCAGGATGAGCACATAGGCGGTGGCGAGCGGCCCGAGCGAGGGCTCGATGCCCGCGGTGACCGCGAGTCCCGCGATGACGATGGAGAACTCGCCGCGCGCCACCAGGGTGCCGCCGGCCCGCCAGCGCCCGCGCGCGGAGATCCCGGCGCGGCGCGCCGCCCAGTAACCCGTGGCGATCTTCGTACCGGCCGTGACGACGGCGAGTGCGAGCGCCGGGAGCAGCACCGGTGGAATGCTCGCGGGGTCCGTGTGAAGCCCGAAGAAGACGAAGAACACGGCGGCGAAGAGGTCGCGCAGCGGGCTGAGCAGGTTGTGCGCGCCCTCGGCGACCTCGCCGGACAGGGCGATGCCGACCAGGAACGCGCCGACGGCGGCGGAGACCTGGAGCTGCTGCGCCACACCGGCCACCAGCAGGGTCAGACCGAGGACGACGAGCAGCAGCTTCTCCGGGTCGTCGCTGGAGACGAAGCGGGAGATGAGCCGCCCGTAGCGGAGGGCGAGGAAGAGCACGAGACCCGCCACGCCGAGCGCGACGGCCAGGGTCAGACTGCCCGCCGCCAGGCCGACGCCGGCCAGCAGGGCGGTGACGATCGGCAGGTAGACGGCCATGGCCAGGTCTTCCAGGACCAGGATGCTCAGGACCACCGGGGTCTCCCGGTTGCCGAGCCGGCCCAGGTCGCCGAGCACCTTGGCGATGACGCCGGAGGACGAGATCCAGGTGACGCCGGCGAGCACGACGGCCGCGACCGGGCCCCAGCCGAGCAGCAGCGCCATGGCGGCGCCGGGCAGGGCGTTCAGGGCCGCGTCGACGAGCCCCGCGGGGTACTGGGTCTTGAGGTTGGTGACCAGGTCCGTCGCGGTGTATTCGAGGCCCAGCATCAACAGCAGCAGGATGACGCCGATCTCGGCGCCGATGGCGACGAACTCCTCGCTGGCGCCGAGCGGAAGGAGCCCGCCCTCGCCGAAGGCGAGACCGGCGAGCAGATAGAGGGGTATCGGGGAGAACTTCAGCCGTCCGGCGAGCCGGCCGAGGAGGCCGAGGCCGAGGATGATCGCTCCGAACTCGATGAGGAAGACGGCGGACGAGTGCATGGATCACTCCCTTTCGAGTATCAGGGCGGCGGCGTCGGCCCCTTCGCGGGTGCCGATCACGATGAGGGTGTCGCCCCCGGCGAGGCGGAAGTCGGGGCCGGGGGAGGGGATGGCGTCGGCGCGGCGCAGCACGGCCACGATGGAGACGCCGGTCTCGGTCCGCATCCGGGTCTCGCCGAGGTGCCGGCCGTTCCAGTGGGACGCGGCGGACAGTTCGATCCGCTCGGCGACCAGGCCGAGGTCGGTGGTGGAGAGCAGGCTGGGGCTGTGGTGCGCGGGCATCAGCGCGTCGATGAGGGCCTCCGACTCACCGGCGGTCAGCCGGACGGACAAGGAGCATTCATCGGGGTCGTCGCGCTGGTACGCGCTCAGCACCCGGGAGCCGTCGCGGCCGGCGACCACCGAGAGCCGACGGTCCTCACGGGTCGTCAGGTCGTAGCGGACGCCGATTCCGGGCAGCGGGGTGCGGCTCATACGGGTGGAGGGCACGGGGAACTCCTGGCGGGGGAGGCGTGAAGCGGGCATGCGGAAGAGGACGTCCCGGGAGGCGGGCGTCTTGGTAATTACTTTACCCAGGCAGCAAAAAGGCCCGAGGGGGTCGGGAGCGGGACGAACCGGTACGCTTCCGCGCGTACGAGCGGCAAGCGGAGGGAACGATTCGGCTCATGGGGCGTCAGAAGCAGAAGCACATATCGGGATTGACGGCCGCCGCGGCGCTGCTGCTCGTCACCGTCACGGGCTGCGCCGGCCAGGCCGACTCCGGCCCGAACGGAAAGGGACCGACCGCCAAGCCGACCGCCAAGCGGACCGCCGAGCCCACCCGCGGCGCGCCCGGCGGCCCGCCCGCCGGCGCCGGCACCCTGCCCGGGCTGCCCGGCGCCGCCGAGGCCCGCACCCGGCTCGCCGCGCTCAAGGTCGCGCCGCAGGGCTCGATGACCGGCTACAGCCGCGACAAGTTCCCGCACTGGGCCGAGCAGGGCGAGAACTGCAACACCCGCGAGACCGTGCTCGAACGCGACGGCACCGGCGTCCGCCGCGACTCCCAGTGCCGCGCCGTCTCCGGCAACTGGCTCAGCGTCTACGACGGAAAGACCGTCACCAAGGCCTCCGGCCTCGACATCGACCACATGGTGCCGCTCGCCAACGCCTGGCGCTCCGGCGCGAACACCTGGACCCAGGAGAAGCGGAAGGCCTTCGCCAACGACCTCACCCACCCCCAGCTCCTCGCCGTCTCCGCCGTGACCAACCGCTCCAAGGGTGACCAGGGTCCCGAGGAGTGGCAGCCGCCGTCCCGCGCGTACTGGTGCGTCTACGCCCGCGCGTGGACCTCGGTGAAGGCGACCTACGGCCTGACGGTCACCCGCGCGGAGAAGACCGAACTCGGCACCATGCTGGACACCTGCGGCTCCTGACCGGCGCGTCCCCCCCCCTGCCCCACGCCCGCCCCCGCACCGCGTGCGCGCCCCCGCCCCCACCATTCGCGGCGGGTGGGGGCCGCCGGATTATGGGGGCGGAGCTCCCATGTGCGGGGGCGGCGGATGGCGTTGACTGGCGCATGCCGAACGGCCGGCCGGTACGGACACCATCCACTGCGTGCGCCCCCAGGTGCACCCGCGACAGAGGAGACGATCCGCATGAGCAGCGTTCTCAAGCTCCAGAACCTCGAGCCCACGACCGCCAACACCAGCGCCGCCGTCGTCAGCCTGACCAGCTCCAGCAGCAGCTGCTGCTCCACGAAGCCCGAGGCCGTCTGACGAAGCGGCCGGTGATCCGCGCGGGGGTGCACGGGGCACCTCCGCGCGGATCCCGCGCCGTTCCTTCGCGGTACCCGGTACCGACCGGTATTCCCGGTATTCCCGGTACTCCCGGCCGTCGGCGGGCGGCGGCCTCCGGACGAACGCAGAGGCTGAGCTGAGGCTGAGATGCGCAACGAACGATGGGTCAACCGGTTCCTCTTCGCCTGGAACGACACGCTGTTCTTCGATCCGCTCGACGTCGACTACATCCCGCGCGAGGACCACTTCCTCGCCGGCCTCGACCGGCGGACCCGGGACCGCTTCGTCCGCAGCGGCATCTGGTGGAGCCACCGCCACGACCCCGAACTGCCCGCCCAGGGCTGGAAGATCCACGTCTCGGCCAACCACCGCAACGTGCGGGAGGTCGCCGCGACCGTGATCGGCTATCTCACCGCCCACGGCCACGACTTCAAGATCGCGCTCGACCTCAACATCTTCGAGATGCTCAACTCCAAGGGCATGTCACGGGGCAGCGGCGGCAAACTCGTCACCGTCTACCCGCGCGACGAGGAGCGCTTCCGCAGCTGCCTCGCCGACCTCGCCCGCCTCCTGGAAGGCGCCGAAGGCCCGTACGTCCTGTCCGACCTGCGCTACCGGGACAGCAAGGCGCTCTACTTCCGCTACGGCCAGTTCCTCGACACCCACACCGTCGACGTGCTCGGCCGCCACGTCCCGCACATCACCGGACCCGACGGCGCACCCGTACCCGACGACCGGCGGCCCGGCGCGGCCCACCCCGCGTGGGTGCCCTGGCCGTTCGACGACTGGAAGCCCGAGGACTACGAGGACGACGAGTCCGGGGACGGGCTGCTCGGCGGGCGCTTCCGGGTGACCGGCGCCATCCAGTTCTCCAACAGCGGCGGCGTCTACACCGCCGAGGACACCGCCGACGGCGACCGCAAGGTGGTCCTCAAGGAGGCCCGCCCGTACACCAACCCCAACCCGCGCCGGGACCACGACGCCCTCGACATCCTCGCCCGGGAGTGGACCTTCCTCAACCGCCTCGACGGCACCGGCTTCTTCCCCGCGCCGCTGGCGAAGTTCACCCACTGGGAACACCACTTCATCGCCGAGTCGTTCGTCGAGGGCTCCGACATCCGCTCGGTGCTCCTGGAACGCAATCCGCTGGCCCGCCCCGGCTTCGACGTCGAGCAGTCCAAGGAGTTCCTGCGGATCTTCCTCACCGTCTTCCACAGCCTCGCCCGCGCCGTGCGGGCCGCCCACGAGCGCCATGTCGTGCTCGGCGACCTCACCGCCGCCAACCTCCTCATCGACCCCGACACCCACGAGGTGACGGTCGTCGACCTGGAGGCCTGCCGGCTCGCCGACGACGCACCCGACGCCGACGCGGACGCCCCGGACCAGGGCACGGACGCCGCGAAACACGGACTCGCCCAGCCCGTCGAGCTCTTCACGCCCGGCTTCAGCCTGTCCCGGCACATCTACCGGACCTTCGGCTTCGAGGGCGATCTCTTCGCCCTCGCCACCACCATGGCCTACTTCGTCTTCCCGATCGCCGCCATGTCGTACCTCCGCGCGAACGTCCTCGACAGCTACCGGCTGTACCTCGACGACCTCGGCTGGCCCCCGGCCCTGCACACCCTCATCACCGATCTGGCCGCCGCCCGGATCGGCATCCCCGAGGTCCTCGACGCCCTCGCCGACCCCGAGACCCTGATCGGGCAGGTCCGCGAACCCGCGCCCCGCACCGTCGACCCGGCGCCGCTCGCCGGCGCCACGGACGGCGTCGCCGCCTTCATCACCGCCGCCGCCGACCCCGGCCGCGCCACCCTCTTCCCCACCGACCCCTTCGCCCATGTCACCAACCCGCTCAGCCTCGGCTTCGGCGCGAGCGGCGTCCTCTGGGCGCTGCACGCCTCCGGACACGCGATACGCCCCGAGTGGCGGGAGTGGCTGCGCGAGCGAGTGGCCGACATCGATCCCCGGGCCTACCCCGACGGACTGATGAGCGGCCTCGCCGGACTCGCCTGGTCCGCCGACACCCTCGGCCTGCACACCGAGGCCCGCGACCTCCTCGACCAGGCCAATCGGCGCACCCGCGCCGCCGGCCACGAGGCCGCCGACCACACCTTCTACTACGGCCTCGCCGGGCTCGGCATGACCAACCTCCGCTTCCACCTGTACGGCTCCGAGCCCGTCCCCGCCGCCCTCGACGCCGCCCGCGCCTGCGCCGAGGCCCTGCACGCCACCGCCCACCACGACGGCGCGCACGCCTACTGGCTGAACGCCTCCTCGCCCGAAAAGCCGCTCACCGGACTCGGCTTCGGCCAGGCCGGACCCGCCCTCTTCCTGCTGCGCATGCACCAGATCACCGGCGAGGAGCGGCACCTGCGGCTCGGCCGGGCCGCCCTCGACTGGGAGATGGCACGCGCCCGGCCCCTCGACGAACACGGCGGCCCGCTGATGTTCGAGCACGAGGGCACCATGGAGCCGTATCTGGAGGTGGGCTCCGCCGGCGTGCTGCGCGTCCTCCTCCGCTACGGAGACCTGGACGCCGCCCGGACCGTGCTGCGCGGCCTCGACGTCGCCCACTCCGTCCTGCCCGGCTACTCCTTCGGCATGAGCGGCATCGCCGACGCCCTCCTGGACGCCGCCGAGTTCACCGGCGACGCCCGCCACCGCGCGACCGCGCTGCGCCAACTCGACCACGTACGCCAGGTGTTCCTCTTCGAACCCGAGGAGCGCTTCGGCGTCCCCCGCGACCCCGCCGGACCCGCCCCGCTCGGCGTCCCCGGCGAAGGACTGCTCCGCTGCGCCACCGACTACCTCACCGGCTCGGCCGGCGTCCTGCGCGTCCTGCACCGGCTCCGGCACGGCGGCCCCGCCGACTTCCTCCTCGACGAGGTGGCCCGGTGAACCAGCTCTGGCACACCCTGCGCGGACACCGCGGCCCCTTCACCGCCATCCTCGCCGCCGAGGCGCTCACCGGCGGCACCGAGGCCCTGCTGCACCCGCTGCTCCTCAAGGCCCTCTTCGACCAGGCCATCCTGACGGCCGACTTCCAGCGCTTCCTGCTCCTCGGCGGCTGCTATCTGCTCCTCGGCCTCACCCTGAACCTCGCCGGCTACGGCACCACGCTGTGGCGCAAGCGCTTCGAGAACGCCTTCGTGCTCGCCCTGGAGACCGAACTCCTCGCCCGCACCCTGAAGTTGGAGGGCCGCAGGCTCGCCGGCCCCGGCAGCGCCTCGTTTGTCAGCCGGATCCACAACGATGTGCGCGAGGGCGTCCTGCCGGCCGTCGACGTCGCCCTCCGCATCGCCCGCCAGGCCGTCGCCTCCACCGTCTTCCTCGGCGTCCTGCTCTACCTCTCCTGGCAGGCCAGCCTCATCCTCCTGGTGATCGTGCCCCCGCTGGTACTCGCCAGCAACCGGCTCGCCAAGCGCATCGCCGAGAACACCGACGCCGAACGCGAGGCCGAGGCGACCTACGTCCACGTCCTCACCCGCACCCTCGCCGCCTTCCACGCCCTGCGCGGACTGCCCGCCCTGCTGCCCGGCACCCGCGCCGCCAACCGCGAGGCGCTCGGCGGCTTCCTCGGCATCACCTACACCAACCACCGCCTGACGCAGCGTCAACGTACGCTCAGCGACCTGGTGATGAACCTCTCGGACACCGCGTCCATGGTCATAGGCGCGTTCTTCGTCCTCTCCGGCCGGATGACCTTCGGCAGCTTCCTCGCCTTCGTCAACTCCCTCTGGCGGGCCGTCACCGGCATCTTCGACCTCGTCAACATGATCCCGCAGACCCGCCGCAGCACCGCCGTCCTGCTGCGCATCGAAGCCCTCCGCGCGGCCCCCGCCGGCCCGCTGCCCGAGGAGAGCCCGCTGATCCGGGTGCACGACGCCCGCATCCGGTACGGGGAAGGGGACGAGCGCCCGGCCGAACTGGCCCTGCCCGAACTCGTCCAGCGGCCCGGCGAGCACGTGCTGCTCCGCGGCGCCAACGGCTGCGGCAAGACCACCCTGCTCCAGGTCGTCGCCGGCACCCTCGCCGCCGACACCGGCCACGTCACCCGGCCGGCCCGGGTCGCCGCCCTCACCGCCCCCGTCGACCTGCCCCCGCTGCCCGTACGCGCCCTCGTCACCGACCCCGCCCTGCGCACCGCCCTCGACCTCGACGACCTCGCCGACCGGCTCCCCGCCGACCTCTCCTCGGGCCAGCGCCAGCGCGCCGGCATCGGCGCCCTGCTCTCCGAGGACGCCGACGCCTACCTCGCCGACGAACCCTTCGCCAACCTCGACGACCACAGCCGCGCCCGCGCCCTCCAGCTCCTCCACGACCGCACCGCGGGCCGCGCCCTCCTGGTCGTCCACCACGGGGACGAGGCCCTCGACGACACCTTCGACCGGGTCGTACGGGCCGGAGCGCCGGCGAAGGCGGGCACCCCCACGCCCTGACCCCGGGTCACCGGCACACCCCACGCCCTAGGGCCTGTCCGGAAAGTCCCGCCTGGCTCGCGGTGTCTGGCACGCACGCTCGCCGCGTTGTCGTCGGTCGCCATGGCAAGCCATGTCTCCCTCCTCCGCCTTGCGATCGCACGCACCAGACACCGCGAGCCCTGCCCTGCGGGCAGACGACGCTACTTTCCGGACGGGCCCTAGGGAGCCGAACCCGTCACCAGATCCCGGGCGGCCGACGCGAACGCCGCCCGGTTCGGGTGCCCCGTCTTCTGCAGGAGGCTCGACACATGCTTCTCCACCGTGCGCGGCGAGATGTGCAGCCGGCCCGCGATGTCACGGTTGCCGAAGCGCTCCGCGAGCAGCCGTGCCACCTCGAACTCCCGCACCGTGATCCCGCACCGGCGCAGCGGCGCGGGCACCCGGTCGGTGCCGGAGCGGCGCTGCCGCACCGGGGCGCCCATGGCGCGCAGCAGTCCGCGGCAGGCACCGGCCACGGCCGGCAGGGCGGCGGCGTGGAAGAACTCCTCCGCCTCGCGCGCCCAGTCGGCCGGGGCGCCCCAGCCGTCCTCGTACGCGGCGGCCGCCACAAGACGCATCCCGAGCCGCCCCGCCAGCGGATAGGGCGCCGCGTCGGCCAGCGCCGCCCCGGCCGCCGCCGTCGCCTCCGCCGCCCGGCCCTCGCGGCCGAGCAGCACCGCGTCGGCGAGCCCCGCGAACGGCCGGTTCCAGCGGGCCGCCGCGGCCCCCGCCGCGAGCGCCCGGTCGTGGTGCCGCCGCCCGGCCCGCCCCGCGAGCACCCCGCACAGCAGGGCCACCCCGTGCCGGCCGAAGTCACCCGTCGCCGGATTCTCCGCGTCGTACGCGAGGGCCTGCGCGAACTCCCGCTCGGCCGCCTCGTGATCCTCCTCCAGGAGCGAGCAGAACCCCCGCGCGAGCCCGAACTCCATCGCCCGAAGCCCCGGCGCCGCGTCCGCCACGGGCGCGAGCCGTGCGAGGGCCTCCCGCAGCTCGTCGCGCCGCCCCCGGTGCGCGACCCGCACCGCCTCCGCGAGCCGCCAGAGCGCCACCGCCCGCCCCAAGCCCCGGCGCGCCGCGTCCTCCTCCCCGTCCCGGATCAGCTCCCCGGCCGCCCCGAACGCCCCGCGCCGCACCCCGTCGAGCGCGAGCGCGAACCCCGTCTCGTGCGCCTGCGGCGCGAGCCCCGCCCGCTCGGCCGCCCGCCGGCTCTCCTCCACGGCCGCCGCGAGGCCGTCCCGCCGCATCGCGAGCCGCGCCAGGCACCCGTCGGCGGCGATCCGCAGCGCCCCGTCGCCCGGCGTGAGCGCGGCAAGCGCCCGCGCCCTGGTGAACCGTTCCGCCGCGCCCTGCCCGTCCTGGTCCTGGGTGAGCCGCCCGAGCGCGAGCAGCGCCCACCCGGTGGCCCCGGGCAGGCCCGCGGCATGCGCGGCGTCGACCGCCCGGCGGGCCGCCCCCGTGGCCGTGCGAAGCCGCTCGGGCGCGAGCCGGCCCGGCTCGACCCGCGCCGCGGCCAGCTCGACCAGGGCGGTGGCCCCGTGGTCGCCGCCGGCCTCACCCAGCGTCCAGCGCGCCAGATCCAGGCGCCGCAGCGCCTCCTCGGGCCGCCCGGCCACCGCGTGCACCTGTGCGATCCGTGCGTGCAACCCGGCCCGGCGGGCCGCCGCGAGCCCGGGCCCGTCGGCCGGCAGCTCCAGGGCCTCCCGGGGGAGGGCGTCCAGACGCCCGGTCAGCAGGACCGCGTCGAGCAGCCCCTCCCACACCTCCGCCCGCAGCTCCGCCGGAACCGCCGGGGACAGCAGCCCGTGCGCGGTGGTGAGCAGCGTCAGCGCCCGTTCCGGGGCCCCCTCGGCGCCGGCCCGCCGTGCCCCCTCCACATACCGCCGCAGCGCCTCCGCCGGGTCGCCCGCGCTCGCGTGCAGCGCCGCCGCTCGGGCACACCAGGGGCCCGGCAGCCCCGGGTGCAGCTCCGCCACGGCGAGTGCGGCGCGCCGGGCGGCCCGTACCCGGTCGGCCGGGGGAAGGGCGGCGGCGAGGGCCCGGGCGGCCAGGGGATGCCGGAAGACGTAGGCCGAGGGGTCGTCCGGATCGGGCGTGAGCAGATGCGCGTCGGCCGCCGCCCGCAGCAGCGCGCCCGCCCGTACCTCCTCGACGCCTGCCGCGCGCGCCACCTCGTACACCGCACACCGCTCCCCGAAAAGCCCGGCCACGGCGAGGAGTCGCACCGCGCCAGGGCCCAACCGCTCGGCCCGCCGCCGTACATCCGCCGCGACCGCCTCCGGAACGTCCGCCGGGCCGCCCTCACGTCCGTACTCGCGTACCAACTCTCGTACGAGAAAGGGCAGTCCGGCGGACTCCTCGCGCAACCGGCGCAGCAGCTCCGCCGGCAGCGGCGTCCCGCCGTACTCGGCCGCGGCCAGGCGCCGGACGTCCCGCGGGCCGAGCGGCGGCAGGTCGAGACGGTGGTGGGCGCGGGCGGCGAGGTCGGTCGCCGGGCCCGGGCCGGGGGAGACGGTGGCGAGCAGCACCACCGGCAGCGACGGCAGCTGGTCGAGGAGATAGTCGACGACGGCGAGGGTTCCCGGATCGGCCTCGTGCAGATCGTCGAGCACGAGCAGGAACCCCCGCCGTCCGGCGGCCGAGGCGACGGTGCGGAGGACCGCCTCGGCCGCCGCCAGGGGCGGCACGCCGCTCCTCCCCCCGAGGAGCCGGGCCAGGATCCGCCGGTGGCCGCCCGTTCCCCCCGGTGCGGGCAGCCCCTCGGTCCTCGCCAGCGCCAGCAGCGCCTCGGCCAGCGGCCGGTAGGGGACGGCCGGGCCCACGGTCCCCGTCCTGCCGTGGGCCGCGCCCATCCCCGCGGCCCGCGCCGCGGCGACGGCCGAGGCGGCGAACCGGGTCTTCCCCACGCCCGGTTCACCGCTGACGACCACCACCGCGCCCCGTCCCGAACGGGCGTCCCCGAGGGCCCCGGCGACCCGGCTCATCCGGTCGCCCCGGCCCACGAGTCCGCCGGGTCCCGGATCGGTACAGGCGTACGGCTCCGTCATCTGCGCCCTCCCCTCCGGCCCCGCCCGGCGGCGCGTGCCGGGGACGACGATAGGAAGGACCGGGGTGCCCCCTGCAGCCGTCCGTTTGGGGGGCTTGCGTTCGGGGGGCACCCGGCGGGGAGACTGTCCCCGTCGCGGGGTCAGGCCTCCAGGCTGTCCTCGCGGACCCGCCGGGCCAGGTCGATCTTGGTGTAGGCGGGGCGGCCGGCCTGGCGGTACTTGGCCTTGACCCGGTCGAGGTAGTCCTTCGCGGTGTGCACGGTGATCCCGGCGCGCCGGGCGGCGGACTTCAGGGTCAGGCCCGAGGCGTAGTCGAGCAGGATCTGCCGCTCGCGCGGCGAGAGGCTGGGGCGGGAGGGGCTGCTGTCGTGCGCGCAGGCGAAGGCGAGTTCGGGGGAGTGGGAGCCGTGGCCCGCCACGATGTCCTGGACGGCGGCGACCAGGGTGGGCAGCTCGTTGTCCTTGGTGAGATAGCCGTCGGCGCCGGCCCGTACGGACTCGATGATCCGGGTGCGGTCGGGCACCGTGCTGATCATCAGCACCCGGGTGCCGGTGGCGACCAGCCGCCGGATGTTGTCGGTGGGCGTGGAGCCGTCGCGCAGCAGCAGGTCGAGCAGCACGATGTCGGCCGGCGGCCCGGCGTCCGGGCCCGGTGCGCCGGCCAGGAGTTCGCCGACGGTGGCCGCCGTGGCGACCACCCGGAGCCCGGGCACGCCGCCGAGCCAGGACCGCAT from Streptomyces fradiae includes:
- a CDS encoding response regulator; protein product: MAGVISVAVVDDDRMLLDGMRSWLGGVPGLRVVATAATVGELLAGAPGPDAGPPADIVLLDLLLRDGSTPTDNIRRLVATGTRVLMISTVPDRTRIIESVRAGADGYLTKDNELPTLVAAVQDIVAGHGSHSPELAFACAHDSSPSRPSLSPRERQILLDYASGLTLKSAARRAGITVHTAKDYLDRVKAKYRQAGRPAYTKIDLARRVREDSLEA
- a CDS encoding ATP-binding cassette domain-containing protein, translating into MNQLWHTLRGHRGPFTAILAAEALTGGTEALLHPLLLKALFDQAILTADFQRFLLLGGCYLLLGLTLNLAGYGTTLWRKRFENAFVLALETELLARTLKLEGRRLAGPGSASFVSRIHNDVREGVLPAVDVALRIARQAVASTVFLGVLLYLSWQASLILLVIVPPLVLASNRLAKRIAENTDAEREAEATYVHVLTRTLAAFHALRGLPALLPGTRAANREALGGFLGITYTNHRLTQRQRTLSDLVMNLSDTASMVIGAFFVLSGRMTFGSFLAFVNSLWRAVTGIFDLVNMIPQTRRSTAVLLRIEALRAAPAGPLPEESPLIRVHDARIRYGEGDERPAELALPELVQRPGEHVLLRGANGCGKTTLLQVVAGTLAADTGHVTRPARVAALTAPVDLPPLPVRALVTDPALRTALDLDDLADRLPADLSSGQRQRAGIGALLSEDADAYLADEPFANLDDHSRARALQLLHDRTAGRALLVVHHGDEALDDTFDRVVRAGAPAKAGTPTP
- a CDS encoding AAA family ATPase yields the protein MTEPYACTDPGPGGLVGRGDRMSRVAGALGDARSGRGAVVVVSGEPGVGKTRFAASAVAAARAAGMGAAHGRTGTVGPAVPYRPLAEALLALARTEGLPAPGGTGGHRRILARLLGGRSGVPPLAAAEAVLRTVASAAGRRGFLLVLDDLHEADPGTLAVVDYLLDQLPSLPVVLLATVSPGPGPATDLAARAHHRLDLPPLGPRDVRRLAAAEYGGTPLPAELLRRLREESAGLPFLVRELVREYGREGGPADVPEAVAADVRRRAERLGPGAVRLLAVAGLFGERCAVYEVARAAGVEEVRAGALLRAAADAHLLTPDPDDPSAYVFRHPLAARALAAALPPADRVRAARRAALAVAELHPGLPGPWCARAAALHASAGDPAEALRRYVEGARRAGAEGAPERALTLLTTAHGLLSPAVPAELRAEVWEGLLDAVLLTGRLDALPREALELPADGPGLAAARRAGLHARIAQVHAVAGRPEEALRRLDLARWTLGEAGGDHGATALVELAAARVEPGRLAPERLRTATGAARRAVDAAHAAGLPGATGWALLALGRLTQDQDGQGAAERFTRARALAALTPGDGALRIAADGCLARLAMRRDGLAAAVEESRRAAERAGLAPQAHETGFALALDGVRRGAFGAAGELIRDGEEDAARRGLGRAVALWRLAEAVRVAHRGRRDELREALARLAPVADAAPGLRAMEFGLARGFCSLLEEDHEAAEREFAQALAYDAENPATGDFGRHGVALLCGVLAGRAGRRHHDRALAAGAAAARWNRPFAGLADAVLLGREGRAAEATAAAGAALADAAPYPLAGRLGMRLVAAAAYEDGWGAPADWAREAEEFFHAAALPAVAGACRGLLRAMGAPVRQRRSGTDRVPAPLRRCGITVREFEVARLLAERFGNRDIAGRLHISPRTVEKHVSSLLQKTGHPNRAAFASAARDLVTGSAP